AGCCTGTTGATTTTGTACAAATAGAGGAGCCGACAATTTCTATGACATTTGGTGTTAATACAAGTCCATTTGCAGGTAGAGAAGGAAAATTTGTTACATCAAGGCATCTTAGGGATAGACTATTTAGAGAGCTTGAAACAAATGTAGCATTAAGGGTTGAAGAAACAGAAACAACGGAAGCATTTAAGGTATCTGGGCGTGGTGAATTACATCTATCTATATTGATTGAAACAATGCGAAGAGAGGGCTATGAATTACAGGTATCAAAGCCAACGGTAATTATAAAAGAAATTAACGGCGTAAAACATGAGCCAATTGAACTTTTAACTATTGATATACCGGAAGACTTTATGGGCATTGTTATGGAGAAGCTTGGTTCAAGAAAAGGCGAACTTATGGATATGCATACATTAAAGCCCGGAACATTAAGACTTAAGTTTAAGATTCCAACAAGGGGACTTATAGGATACCGATCTGAATTTCTTACAGATACAAAGGGTAATGGAATTATGACTTCTATTATATATGATTATGAACCATATAAAGGCGACATTCCCACAAGGTCGAGGGGTTCTCTTGTAGCATTTGAGGCTGGAACTACTACAACATATGGCCTTTACAACGCACAGGAAAGAGGAATACTTTTTGTCGGACCTGGTGTAGAAGTATATGAAGGTATGGTTGTTGGTGAAAATGCAAGGAGCGAAGATATAGATGTAAATGTATGTAAGAAAAAGCATGTAACAAATTTACGGTCGGCAACGGCTGATGAGTCATTAAGACTTTCACCTGTAAAAGAAATGTCTCTTGAAGAGGCATTGGAATTTATTGCAAATGATGAGTTAGTAGAAGTCACACCAAAAAGCATAAGGATAAGGAAAAAGATTCTAAGCTCACAGCAGAGATACAAAAATGCAAAATATAAATAGAAAAAAGGGGTTCGCTACGTAAAGTGCTTAACCCCTTTATTTTTCTAAATCTTTTAATATCTTATTGACATAATTTATGGTTTCATTATAAGGTGGTATACCGTTATATTTATCAACGGCAGCTTCTCCGGCATTATAAGCTGCTAAGGCTAACTTAACATTATTGTATTTGCTAATTAATTCACTTAATAATTTTGTACCCCCATCAATATTTTTTTTGGCATCAAAAGGGTTATCAATTCCAAGATAGGCGGCAGTCGAAGGCATTAATTGCATAAGACCCATGGCACCCGTCTTTGATACGGTATATTGTTCATAATCAGATTCTGCTTTTATAACTGAGTCGATTAGATTAGGGCTTACTCCATATTTTTTTGAAGCATCTAAAATATAATTTTTAATATCATTTATTGATGCACTATTATTTTTTCCATCATTTTTGATGTTAAAATTTTGTAGTAAATTTGTTGAATTAAGCGGCTTTTTATAATCAGCATCATATGTGCTTATAGGCTTTTCTTCCATTAAACTATTAAGCATCTCTTGAAAAGTGTTATCTTTTTTAGTAAGACTGATATTTAATGGAAGGCGAGACTCTATCTCATTAAGCTTACTTTCAATTAATGAATTAACATAATCCAACATAAAAACCTCCTTCATATTATATTTCGACATAATATTAAGTTTTCCTTCTTATATAATAAAAATGGGAAATTAGTCCTATAAAATAATTGTTTTATAAATAAAAGGAATTTAAATATTTATGTAGAATATATATCATGGGTGATGAGAGTGAGAACAAGGGCAGAAGAGAAAAAAAACGAAAGATACAATAGGAAAATTATTTTAGCAGTATTTATTATACCAATTGTATCGATATTAGTAGGTTTTTTGATAACTCAATTTTTAATAAAGCCATATATAGTAAAGATAAGTAACAATACGCTGTATGAGAAATATACATTTGATTTACCTACTTTAAATTATTATCAGGTAAAATTCGGCGAGTATAAGGATGAGAATGAGGCTAAGTATAATCTGAATTTGCTTATGATGAAAGGATTATTTGGAGATATTTATTTAAACGGTGATAAATATATTTTGAGTGTAGGCAATTTTCTAAATGAACAAAATGCGATTGATTACAATAAAAGGCTTAATATAAGTGGTGTAAAGGCTACTATAATATTAAACAAAGGTCCTCTGTATGAAATAGCATATGAAAAAAATTCATCCCATGATGTTGAAATAACAAAAGAATATGTAAATAGTTTATACGAAAACTTATCACAGTTATCTATACTATCATATAAAACAGCTATGGGGAATGTTGATGTGAAAGATATAGATATTTTAGAAAGTACAATTAAAAATTCAATAAAGAATATAAAATATTTTAATGATAAAGGAAATTTACAAAAAATAGCATCAGGTATTACATCTATAAATAATTTTATTTTAAGTGATATAAAGGACCTTAAGACATCAGTTCAACTGCAGGATGGAAATGCTTTTAGTATCACTCAGAAGGCTTTAATAAATTCTATAAAAAGCTACGATGGTCTAATCAGTTCTTTGAAATAGAGGAGTGTCATATGAAGCTTATTAAAGTGAAAGAAATATTGTAGGCAGAATGTTATGAAGACAAATTATTTGAGGACCTAGCCTTGTGCAGCAAAGGTAATGAGTGTTAAAAATCCTATAGGAATTAAAAAACATCGATAGATGGTGTATTTTCTATAAGGAATATATATTGTGTAATTTTTGACAATAGAAAAAATAAAAAAAGATGTGGCTTACCTGGATGCAGGGCACTTGCAGAAGACATTGTAAAAGATACGCGAATGAGTACGATTGCATATTTAAATTAAAAGACAGAATAAAAGTACTTGCAAAGGGTGTGAAAATACCACCTGTAATCGGTGGTGAAAAGGAGGAAGAATCTTGAAAGTAAAAGATATTTTAAATACTGATTTTACATTAGTTGCCGGCAAAGGTGGGCTCGATAAAGATGTGAATGGCATATATGTATGTGATTTATTGAGTTTTGTGATGACACATGTTAAGAGTGGTAGTGCATGGATAACAATCCAGACACATATAAATGTAATAGCTGTAGCGGTGCTTACAGAGATAAGCTGCATTGTTATTTCAGAGGGAGAAAAACTTGATGATAATGCAAAAGTTAAGGCAGATCAAGAGAATATACCTGTAATATCATACAAAGGATCCTCATTTGATGCAGCTGTGAAACTACATCAAATGCTAAAATGCACATCATTTAGGTGACATATCGGAAATACAAAATTATATAGAATTTAAAAAACATTAAAGACATTGTTAATTGGTTGTGTAATTAATTGACGAATGCCGATAGAATTAGTAGAAATTTATCAAAAAAATAAAAAAATTTTACTTTTTAATACCTGTTAAAAAATTAATAAACTTATGATATAATAAATTTGACTCATCTATATTATATGAAAACGTCTATAATTTATTCAAGAAGGAGGGTATATTAATGAAGGCCATTTATGAGAAATTTGAAGAAGAAAAAATAAATAAATTCAAGAATATCATGGATGAGCTAAAAAACAAAGAGGGCTCATTAATTGCTGTAATGAATGAAGCACAAGAGATTTTCGGGTATTTACCTATTGAAGTACAGCAATTTATTTCGGAAGAGATGAATGTTCCTCTAACAGAGATATTTGGCATTGCAACATTTTATTCAAGATTTACATTAAAACCATCTGGTAAGTATAAAATAGGCTTATGCCTTGGGACTGCTTGCTATGTAAAAGGCTCTTCAATGGTTCTTGAAAAATTAAAAGAAAAACTTGGAATAAGTGTAGGAGATGTAACAAATGACGGTAAATTTTCCCTTGAAGCAACACGTTGCCTTGGAGCATGTGGTTTGGCACCAGTAATGATGATAAATGGGGAAGTGTTTGGCAGATTAACACCTGATGATATCGACGATATCCTTAAAAAATATGAGTAAATATGAAAGAATTAGCACTTTACATTCTGGACATAGCTCAAAATAGTATAAATGCCGGTGCAAAAAATATTGAAATAGAGATGAATATCGATCACAAAAAAGATTTGCTTTCTATCGTTATAAACGATGACGGCTGTGGAATGGACAAAGATTTTCTTAATAAAGTTTTTGACCCTTTTACAACTACAAGGAAAGAAAGAAGAGTTGGCTTAGGGTTACCTTTATTTAAAGAGTTGGCAGAACAGTGCGGTGGAAATGTAGTGATTAAGTCTTCCAAAGGTATTGGTACATGCTGTACAGCAACATTTAAGCTTTCAAGTATAGACCTTGTACCGCTTGGCGATTTACCTTCTACAATAATATCCATAATCATTTCAGATAATAGTGTGGATATTGTATACACATTTAAAGTAGATGGAAAATCATTTAAATTTGATACAAAAGAAATAAGAAAGATATTAAAAAATGTTAAAATTACTGAAATATCTGTCCTAAACTGGATATTAGAGTATCTTAAAGATAATATGAAAAAGATTATGGAGGTGTAACTATGAAGTCAATCGAAGAATTAGAGAAGATTAGAAAAGAAACATTGAAAAAGGTAAACCTTCGAAAAGATAGAAACGGGATAAGAGTGACAGTAGGTATGGCTACATGTGGTATTGCAGCAGGTGCAAGGTCTGTAATTATGGCAATACTCGATGAGCTTGGAAAAAGAAATTTTACAGATGTTGTTGTAGCCGAAACCGGATGTATTGGTATGTGTAAATTAGAGCCAATTGTCGATGTTTATATACCAGGTAAGGACAAAGTGACCTATGTAAAGGTTGATGAAAGTAAGGCAAGACAAATTGTCTTAGAGCATGTAATAAATGGACATCCAATCAAAGAGTGGACTATAGAAAACTACGAATAGAGGAGGGGTGTAAATGTTATTTAGATCACATGTTATGATTTGTGGTGGCACAGGATGTACTTCTTCAAACTCTGATAGAATTGCTAAATGTTTTGAAGATGAAATAATTAATAAAGGGTTAGATAAAGAAATCAAAGTTGTAAGGACAGGTTGTTTTGGACTTTGTGAACTTGGACCTGTAGTTGTTGTTTACCCTGAAGGCGTTTTCTACAGCAGAGTAAAAGAAGAGTATGTGCCAGAAATAGTTGAAGAACATCTATTAAAGGGAAGGATTGTAAAGAAATATCTTTATGGTAAAAGTGTAACAGAGGAAGGTATAAAACCACTTGAAAAAACTGAGTTTTTCAAAAAACAGCAAAGAGTTGCATTAAGAAACTGCGGTTTAATTAATCCTGAAGATATAAATGAATCCATTGCTTTTGATGGCTATAAAGCTCTTGCAAAGGTTTTAACAGAAATGACGCCTGAGGAGGTAATAAATGAAGTTAAAAAATCAGGACTTAGGGGTAGAGGTGGCGGTGGATTCCCAACAGGAGTTAAGTGGGAATTTGCTTATAATCAGAAGGATACACCCAAATATGTAGTATGTAATGCAGATGAAGGAGACCCAGGTGCTTTTATGGACAGAAGTGTACTTGAAGGTGATCCACACAGTGTATTAGAAGCAATGGAAATAGCAGGTTATGCAATTGGTGCAAATCATGGTTACATTTATGTAAGAGCTGAATATCCTCTGGCAGTAAAAAGACTGCAGATTGCAATAAATCAAGCAAGAGAATATGGACTTTTAGGTGAGAATATTTTTAATACCGGTTTTAACTTTGATATAGAAATAAGATTAGGAGCCGGTGCATTTGTCTGTGGAGAGGAAACGGCACTTTTAAATTCAGTAATGGGCAAACGTGGTGAACCAAGGCCAAGGCCACCATTCCCTGCTGTAAAAGGTGTATGGAATAAGCCGACCATTATAAATAATGTTGAAACATTTGCAAATATACCTGTAATTATATTAAAAGGTTCTGAGTGGTTTTCAAAATTGGGTACAGAAAAATCCAAAGGTACAAAAGTCTTTGCACTTGGCGGTAAGATAAATAATACTGGTCTCGTTGAGGTCCCGATGGGTACTACATTGCGTGAAATTATCTTTGAAATAGGTGGCGGAATACCAAAGGGTAAGAAATTTAAGGCAGCACAAACTGGTGGACCTTCAGGGGGATGTATACCTGTTGAACATCTTGATACACCTATTGATTATGATTCACTTTTAAGTATTGGTTCAATGATGGGCTCTGGTGGTCTTATTGTAATGGATGAGGACAACTGTATGGTGGATATTGCAAAATTCTTCCTTGAATTTACTGTCGA
This portion of the Thermoanaerobacterium sp. RBIITD genome encodes:
- the typA gene encoding translational GTPase TypA, with amino-acid sequence MGFIRDDIRNIAIIAHVDHGKTTLVDGMLKQSGIFRQNEKIEERVMDSNELERERGITILSKNTAIRYKGVKINIVDTPGHADFGGEVERVLKMVDGVLLLVDAFEGPMPQTRFVLSKALELNLKPIVVINKIDRPDARPEEVIDEVLDLFIELGADDNQIDFPVVFASAREGIAKLNLKDESSDLRPLFETILKEIPAPQGDIDGPLQLIVTTLDYDVYIGRIAIGKVVRGKIVSGETVGICKRDGSVQNVKLSNLYQYEGLKRIQVDNAVLGDIVAVSGISDIEIGETIADPENPEPVDFVQIEEPTISMTFGVNTSPFAGREGKFVTSRHLRDRLFRELETNVALRVEETETTEAFKVSGRGELHLSILIETMRREGYELQVSKPTVIIKEINGVKHEPIELLTIDIPEDFMGIVMEKLGSRKGELMDMHTLKPGTLRLKFKIPTRGLIGYRSEFLTDTKGNGIMTSIIYDYEPYKGDIPTRSRGSLVAFEAGTTTTYGLYNAQERGILFVGPGVEVYEGMVVGENARSEDIDVNVCKKKHVTNLRSATADESLRLSPVKEMSLEEALEFIANDELVEVTPKSIRIRKKILSSQQRYKNAKYK
- a CDS encoding lytic transglycosylase domain-containing protein; amino-acid sequence: MLDYVNSLIESKLNEIESRLPLNISLTKKDNTFQEMLNSLMEEKPISTYDADYKKPLNSTNLLQNFNIKNDGKNNSASINDIKNYILDASKKYGVSPNLIDSVIKAESDYEQYTVSKTGAMGLMQLMPSTAAYLGIDNPFDAKKNIDGGTKLLSELISKYNNVKLALAAYNAGEAAVDKYNGIPPYNETINYVNKILKDLEK
- a CDS encoding sporulation protein; the protein is MRTRAEEKKNERYNRKIILAVFIIPIVSILVGFLITQFLIKPYIVKISNNTLYEKYTFDLPTLNYYQVKFGEYKDENEAKYNLNLLMMKGLFGDIYLNGDKYILSVGNFLNEQNAIDYNKRLNISGVKATIILNKGPLYEIAYEKNSSHDVEITKEYVNSLYENLSQLSILSYKTAMGNVDVKDIDILESTIKNSIKNIKYFNDKGNLQKIASGITSINNFILSDIKDLKTSVQLQDGNAFSITQKALINSIKSYDGLISSLK
- a CDS encoding DRTGG domain-containing protein, whose protein sequence is MKVKDILNTDFTLVAGKGGLDKDVNGIYVCDLLSFVMTHVKSGSAWITIQTHINVIAVAVLTEISCIVISEGEKLDDNAKVKADQENIPVISYKGSSFDAAVKLHQMLKCTSFR
- a CDS encoding NAD(P)H-dependent oxidoreductase subunit E — its product is MKAIYEKFEEEKINKFKNIMDELKNKEGSLIAVMNEAQEIFGYLPIEVQQFISEEMNVPLTEIFGIATFYSRFTLKPSGKYKIGLCLGTACYVKGSSMVLEKLKEKLGISVGDVTNDGKFSLEATRCLGACGLAPVMMINGEVFGRLTPDDIDDILKKYE
- a CDS encoding ATP-binding protein codes for the protein MKELALYILDIAQNSINAGAKNIEIEMNIDHKKDLLSIVINDDGCGMDKDFLNKVFDPFTTTRKERRVGLGLPLFKELAEQCGGNVVIKSSKGIGTCCTATFKLSSIDLVPLGDLPSTIISIIISDNSVDIVYTFKVDGKSFKFDTKEIRKILKNVKITEISVLNWILEYLKDNMKKIMEV
- a CDS encoding (2Fe-2S) ferredoxin domain-containing protein, with the translated sequence MKSIEELEKIRKETLKKVNLRKDRNGIRVTVGMATCGIAAGARSVIMAILDELGKRNFTDVVVAETGCIGMCKLEPIVDVYIPGKDKVTYVKVDESKARQIVLEHVINGHPIKEWTIENYE
- the nuoF gene encoding NADH-quinone oxidoreductase subunit NuoF; this translates as MLFRSHVMICGGTGCTSSNSDRIAKCFEDEIINKGLDKEIKVVRTGCFGLCELGPVVVVYPEGVFYSRVKEEYVPEIVEEHLLKGRIVKKYLYGKSVTEEGIKPLEKTEFFKKQQRVALRNCGLINPEDINESIAFDGYKALAKVLTEMTPEEVINEVKKSGLRGRGGGGFPTGVKWEFAYNQKDTPKYVVCNADEGDPGAFMDRSVLEGDPHSVLEAMEIAGYAIGANHGYIYVRAEYPLAVKRLQIAINQAREYGLLGENIFNTGFNFDIEIRLGAGAFVCGEETALLNSVMGKRGEPRPRPPFPAVKGVWNKPTIINNVETFANIPVIILKGSEWFSKLGTEKSKGTKVFALGGKINNTGLVEVPMGTTLREIIFEIGGGIPKGKKFKAAQTGGPSGGCIPVEHLDTPIDYDSLLSIGSMMGSGGLIVMDEDNCMVDIAKFFLEFTVDESCGKCAPCRIGTRRMLELLNKITSGKGEEGDIDKLETLANSIKASSLCGLGQTAPNPVLSTLKYFRDEYEAHIKEKRCPAGVCQALLRFVINSEKCRGCGICAKNCPANAISGKVKQPHVIDHDKCIKCGSCMDKCPFDAIYKK